The DNA region AAGTAACAAGTTTTGTTTAACTCAACCGTCTTTTCTCTTGAACACAACGCATATCATATGTAGTCATCCCCCACTCAACGAAACAGATACAAAATGAGACCTGTAGCCTCAACCAAAACTAATCCAATGACCCATATTTTATCATCGCCTTCGGCTCCCTCGATAATCTTCCTCACCCTCTTTATCCTTCAATAGACCCAAGAAAGCCaggaaaccaaagaagaagaacccaccCGACCAGTtgcctccacctcctcctccaccacctccaTCTCCATCATCTCGGGGTGGGAACCCGTCTCCTCCATCGTCCAGGCTTGGTGATTTCTCCTTAGCTGAAAACCCAAACACACACAATGCGTCCTCTTAGACCACCTCCATCCAAACTAGTTCGGATGAAATAAACATTTTCTAGGAGTATGCAATTAACTAACACttatccccccccccccccNCCCCCCCCCGAGTTGTAGCTAAACCCTTTTTTGTAACTAGTTGGAAAATCTCAAATGGCAATTTTGGATACGCATTTGGAAGTAATCCTCCTATCCATAAAGCCTAGCATGCAATTCACTAGAAGAAGGCAAAAATGAAAGGAGCAGACggaggaaatatagaaaaaaagaaggtgaGAGCATACAGTGGACGGGAGCCTGTGTTATAGTCGGTGACTCTCGAGTAACGGTCTGTGTTTGTCCTTCACTGCATTTGGCGTTCTGCAAGGGAGTTAAACAAAAGGTGATCAAATTCATGGTAACAACATTCCTCGCAACCTCTTCTAATGTTTACTACTCGTGAACAAAATTTGCAATTATACGGTTCAGTAGAAGATAATGTAATCATTGAAGTAAAGCCCAATCCAGACTTACAATGGCCGAATGGCATATCAAAAGAGATTGCCTTCTATTTCCAAGGCCTGACCTCAATCCCACCGCACTCAATGGAGagactttgtttttggttttgattccgGAACTATGAACCCTGATGATATGTTTAATCCGCGGCTTTTCTGTTTatcaaaaacgaaaaagaaaagctaGGTTTACACCCTTGGTCCAAGATTGGTGAAATCGTTACATATATAATCGcaaaatcatcatcatgtaCAAAGGTTTCAATTCAATCAACACCTAATTTTGATATCTCAGGAACTCATAGGTGAAATCCctagaaataattaaaaaaaaaaaaaacgtaacccAGAGGGTAAGAAAGATGAAGGCGAGCGAGCTAAATG from Camelina sativa cultivar DH55 chromosome 3, Cs, whole genome shotgun sequence includes:
- the LOC104778502 gene encoding uncharacterized protein LOC104778502, which gives rise to MAMAASVIQSSPLSFNCCNNEKPRIKHIIRVHSSGIKTKNKVSPLSAVGLRSGLGNRRQSLLICHSAINAKCSEGQTQTVTRESPTITQAPVHSKEKSPSLDDGGDGFPPRDDGDGGGGGGGGGNWSGGFFFFGFLAFLGLLKDKEGEEDYRGSRRR